Within Scleropages formosus chromosome 24, fSclFor1.1, whole genome shotgun sequence, the genomic segment CCGGTGGTCCAGTGGACATACGGCTTGAAGATCATACGAGGGTTTACTGGTAAGAGTCGATCGTTTTTTCTTTACAAGTACTATTCGAACTGTGTGAAGGCAAAGCCCTTCAGTTCCTCTCTTGCCTAAAAAGTCATGTATGTGGTTCTCAGAAGTTGGATCTGACTGCTTGGCAGTTCCACTTAAATTTTAACCATAGAATCAGGGAACTGGGccaccaggtggtgtagtggttgcagCCACTGCCTTCCATTTAAAGAAGCAAGGTTAGAATCCCTGCTCcttctgtagtatccttgaacagGGTACTAACCCTCCActgctgcattaaaaattacccagctgtataaatgggtaagtaattgtaagtaccttaatgctgtaaatcactttggagaaaagtgtcacctaaatgaataaatgtaattcatatcGTACAAATTCTTGGCTGTATAATTGGgcaaatcacagtaagtagctcGGGGTAAAAACGTAACATCGTAATCtggtttagagaaaagtatcatcgaaattaataattaatcacaGAAGGGATGCTGTTCACTAGATGTGAACGCgttgtgctctgtgtgtgtgtgtgtgtgtgtgtgtgtgtgtgtgtgtgtgtgtgtgtgtggtaagtTTCCGAatactgaattaatttttttccgaTCTGTTCATCCCAGAGTCACAGACCCAGGTGGATGAAGACACCTTCAAGTCGGAATTAGTGATTCCTTCGCTCCATCTGGCCGACCGCGGCGTCTACACCTGCGCCGCGAACAACTTCATCGGAAactcctcctccagcatctTGGTGAACATCAAGGCCCCCAACTCCTCATCGCCGCTGTCGCCCAGCTTCCCCCTCGCTTCGGCCGAGGAAAACGTCTACATAGACATCCGCATCGCCAAGCAGACCGTGTACGGCATCACCCTGGAGTGGTACGCCGTGACAGAGAACCCGGCTGAAACCTGGTACACCATCCACTTCGGCAAGTTCGAAGCTGCCAGGAAGGAACTGATCTACATCGGCCCCGGGATCAACAGCTACTCGGTCACCGACCTGCTGCCCGTCACCAAGTACGAGGTCTGCGTCACGCTGAAGAACCAGGCTCCCAGGAGCGGCCAGTGCGTCGTCTTCATGACCGGCAGCGACATCAGCGAGCTGGAGCAGCGCGAGAAGCTCATCCACATCATCGTGATCGTGTGCGCCATGGTGCTGGCCGTACCCGCCGGCATGTACGCCTGCACCACGGAGACCCGCTTCCGCTGCTTGGACCGCTGCGCCGAGGCCTGCAAGAGGCGCCGGTCCACCCAGAAGAACCCGAAGCCGGGCGAGAGGCAGGGCACCTTCGACAGCCTGCAAGCCGGAAGCGACGAAGGCCTGTGCAGGGACTCCAACGAGGACAGGAGGACGAGGAGGCGCTCGGAGGACAAGACAACGAGGGCCAAGACCGACCAAAGGAACGCTGCTGAACTCTACTGATCGCGGCAAATCGCGACTATTTATGGACCGGTAACAGCAAAACGTGTCGTAGCCCCAGTCGTTCAAGCGCGCAGTTGCTGAGAAATGTCTTGTGCATCGTGCGTACGGCCTCGGGAACGCGTGCGCGTTTAGCCGTCGTCCGCGTTAAAAAGGCCTTCGTTCCGCATGTGGTGGAAGAGCACACGTCGTTATCTGAATGTACTTACCGCATTTGAACATTTGTTAAATCTGATACATCTTAAGAAAAACGTAACTTTTCTCTTGTTTGTAAAACTAAATGCGTGCACACATACATCCACGTCTCCGTACGTAGAAACGTAACTACGCATATACG encodes:
- the lrit2 gene encoding leucine-rich repeat, immunoglobulin-like domain and transmembrane domain-containing protein 2, translated to METALRRVPENIPSDFVKIRIENSHLTELPRGSFLGVGALEFLWLNFNNITVMNMKSLEGLSNLTELRLQGNKLSSVPWTAFHDTPNLRILDLKHNRLDVLPENALRHLPGLTYLDLSFNKLTVISRDVFLNWPLYQGPERHGKREDGAANVVLALHDNPWLCDCRLKGFVEFIRSVSPPIILMNSYLTCSGPGVRAGKFFHEVEIKTCAKPVATAPLTNITRPLGVNVTLTCVISGRPDPVVQWTYGLKIIRGFTESQTQVDEDTFKSELVIPSLHLADRGVYTCAANNFIGNSSSSILVNIKAPNSSSPLSPSFPLASAEENVYIDIRIAKQTVYGITLEWYAVTENPAETWYTIHFGKFEAARKELIYIGPGINSYSVTDLLPVTKYEVCVTLKNQAPRSGQCVVFMTGSDISELEQREKLIHIIVIVCAMVLAVPAGMYACTTETRFRCLDRCAEACKRRRSTQKNPKPGERQGTFDSLQAGSDEGLCRDSNEDRRTRRRSEDKTTRAKTDQRNAAELY